Proteins co-encoded in one Epinephelus moara isolate mb chromosome 13, YSFRI_EMoa_1.0, whole genome shotgun sequence genomic window:
- the LOC126399999 gene encoding zinc finger protein 135-like: MCRMDGGVSELPGPSPPLSALRLLIPPIRLVSAAIWQTVEQKIVTDYGLLEEFVFMVTEMVPQLLSTRQRAELILGLRARLILELCRSEETADLQVIQPHLDRMQNLRSLWNIETENAEQEVSDSHFMGLVQNLLRDPEERRNFFQDVFPADFGPTYDKAIQTLMWLFLSRLEKLLPTQTLQQIASMLSDASCILNECMEIFAQPQELKTLLDTQKDLSQLEDIESYVVDSGILSALCLPPVERVVIVNEQTETDAESGLMYTVCSEMEVESENKEMYVEGTGPSEECVQTQWFGLGSEVKAEMDTVVVTDPVVGTEVSDSEMADDQQDHQSGTLIIGEDGQVTVLDGVEKKPNRRGRKKKRPADQDFEVPSRTRADPDPEYDVLWERPVRKNRGLKMKRYLSQWRKSGKAQGSNTNSGPKKLTRSQDSTKRNDLDERTCKVCGKVVSSAKFLERHMNRHTEELPFSCPACKKFYKSMRYLQQHRCPNQAKAKPGRKAKEPETAADEGEQSVSEVPGDATNEEQPSDSSAQDPDDPDRGASREGEEKSPDGNKSVIEGPFYCPHCSVEFKCKQTFRFHLRNICYNEQQVDPEQPEDVKHCFRCDECDKAFKYKSTLDSHKQTHNPLYCEVCMKLVRDPEALAMHKESHTPFQCNQCEENFPVFKALHKHYIDVHNPTEPFTCTHCHQPFASLKRFIRHEWKHTGYQPFQCPHCTKRFRSYSDLVEHQKKHTKAYPFLCWECGKKFRHGVTLTRHVERVHHSGEPLTEKPTPIFTCAQCGKTFTSRRCLLKHDNFHHKGLRFPCEHCGKGFFGKDALVRHTLIHTGERPFKCDDCDKSFRSAAELKIHRRYHTGERPFKCNICEKGFVQSCFLTLHMRTHTGERPYVCTVCSKGFSSLHGLKRHRRLVHA, from the exons ATGTGTAGGATGGACGGAGGTGTTTCTGAGTTACCTG gtccctctcctcctctctccgcTCTGCGGCTCCTAATCCCACCGATCCGGCTGGTCTCTGCAGCCATCTGGCAGACGGTGGAGCAGAAAATTGTGACGGATTATGGGCTGCTTGAGGAGTTTGTATTCATGGTTACGGAGATGGTCCCTCAACTTCTCTCCACAAGGCAGCGGGCTGAACTCATTTTGGGACTCAGAGCACGG CTGATCCTGGAGCTGTGTCGCTCTGAGGAGACTGCCGACCTCCAGGTTATACAGCCGCATCTTGATCGAATGCAGAACCTCAGATCTCTGTGGAACATAGAG acTGAAAATGCAGAACAAGAAGTATCTGACTCACATTTCATGGGCCTTGTCCAAAATCTGCTGAGAGATCCTGAGGAGAGAAGAAACTTCTTCCAG GATGTTTTCCCAGCAGACTTTGGCCCCACATATGACAAAGCAATCCAGACACTGATGTGGCTTTTTCTGTCCAGACTTGAAAAGCTTCTTCCCACCCAAACTCTTCAACAG ATTGCCTCCATGCTCAGCGATGCCTCCTGTATTCTGAATGAATGCATGGAGATTTTCGCTCAGCCTCAGGAGCTTAAGACCTTGCTGGACACTCAGAAAGACCTCAGCCAGTTAGAGGACATTG AATCTTATGTTGTTGACAGTGGCATCCTCTCAGCACTGTGTCTCCCCCCTGTGGAAAGAGTTGTAATCGTCAATGAACAAACAGAAACTGATGCAGAGAGCGGACTCATGTATACAGTCTGCTCAGAGATGGAGGTGGAATCTGAGAATAAAGAGATGTACGTGGAAGGAACTGGGCCCTCTGAAGAGTGTGTGCAAACCCAGTGGTTTGGTCTCGGCAGCGAGGTGAAAGCAGAAATGGACACTGTGGTGGTCACAGATCCTGTTGTGGGCACTGAGGTCAGTGACAGTGAAATGGCAGATGATCAGCAGGACCACCAATCTGGAACACTGATCATTGGGGAGGACGGCCAGGTGACGGTGCTCGATGGCGTGGAAAAGAAGCCAAATAGGCGCGGGAGGAAAAAGAAGCGTCCCGCGGATCAAGACTTCGAAGTGCCAAGCAGAACGAGGGCTGATCCAGATCCAGAATATGACGTCTTGTGGGAAAGACCAGTGCGGAAGAACCGTGGACTCAAGATGAAACGGTACCTGTCGCAGTGGAGAAAATCAGGAAAGGCCCAGGGCAGTAATACAAACAGTGGCCCTAAAAAGTTAACCAGATCCCAAGATTCAACCAAAAGAAATGACTTGGATGAGAGGACATGCAAAGTATGCGGCAAGGTAGTGAGTAGTGCCAAGTTCTTAGAGCGCCACATGAATCGACACACAGAGGAGCTGCCCTTTTCGTGTCCTGCGTGTAAGAAGTTTTACAAGAGCATGCGTTACCTGCAGCAACACAGATGTCCAAATCAGGCGAAAGCAAAACCTGGCAGGAAAGCAAAGGAACCAGAGACTGCAGCAGATGAGGgtgaacagtcagtcagtgaggtTCCTGGCGACGCAACCAATGAAGAGCAGCCGTCAGACAGCTCAGCCCAGGACCCCGATGACCCAGACAGGGGGGCTTccagagaaggagaagagaaaaGCCCTGACGGAAACAAAAGTGTGATAGAAGGTCCCTTCTACTGCCCTCACTGCAGTGTTGAGTTCAAGTGCAAACAAACTTTTAGGTTCCATTTAAGAAACATTTGCTACAATGAGCAACAGGTGGATCCTGAGCAGCCTGAGGATGTTAAGCACTGTTTCAGGTGCGATGAATGTGACAAGGCATTCAAGTACAAATCAACATTAGATTCCCACAAACAAACTCACAACCCGCTCTACTGCGAGGTGTGCATGAAACTGGTACGAGACCCGGAGGCATTGGCAATGCACAAAGAATCCCACACTCCATTTCAATGTAACCAGTGTGAGGAGAATTTCCCCGTGTTTAAGGCCCTTCATAAGCACTACATCGACGTCCACAATCCCACTGAGCCTTTTACCTGCACCCACTGTCATCAACCGTTTGCTAGTTTGAAGCGTTTCATCAGACATGAGTGGAAACACACGGGTTACCAACCATTTCAGTGCCCTCACTGCACCAAAAGATTCCGATCATACTCTGACTTAGTGGAAcaccagaaaaaacacacaaaagcgTATCCGTTCCTCTGCTGGGAGTGCGGCAAGAAATTCAGGCACGGCGTGACATTGACGAGGCACGTGGAGCGTGTGCATCACTCTGGTGAACCTTTAACCGAGAAACCCACGCCAATCTTCACCTGCGCTCAGTGTGGGAAAACCTTCACTTCCAGAAGATGCCTTCTGAAGCATGACAACTTCCATCACAAAGGGCTGCGTTTCCCATGTGAGCACTGTGGGAAGGGATTCTTTGGCAAGGACGCTTTGGTGAGGCATACTTTGATTCACACGGGCGAAAGGCCTTTCAAGTGTGACGACTGCGATAAGTCTTTTAGGTCTGCTGCAGAACTAAAGATACACAGGAGATACCATACCGGGGAACGACCATTTAAGTGCAACATCTGTGAAAAAGGTTTCGTCCAATCCTGCTTTCTTACTTTACACATGCGAACCCATACTGGAGAGAGACCATATGTTTGTACAGTATGTAGCAAGGGCTTTTCAAGTTTGCATGGCTTAAAAAGACACAGGAGACTTGTTCATGCGTAG